The Synergistaceae bacterium genome includes the window TAAATCTGTAATTTCTCGCGTAATTTCTCCTGACCTATAAAATCAGCTAAAAATTTCGGCCTTATCGTTAAATCTTCCTGATTTCTGGGAGTGTCAAATATTCTATCTTTATCCGGCATTACTTGTGAAGCTCCCTTAATGCGAGTCTCAATAAATCTTCTTCACTCAGCGAGTTAAAATCTTCACCGTGTGCAGCCCGTAAAAGATTCACTACTCCGCCCGCGTCTGAACGTGAGAATCCCAGCGATAAAAGCGCGTCAATCACTGAGTCCGCATGTCCTGAAGATTTTATTATTTCCTGTGAGCTAATATCTTGACCGCCTATAATCTTTAACGCCGCAATATTCTTTAACTCAAAGCAAAGACGCTCGGCCATTTTCCTGCCGACTCCTGATACTCGTGTGAAAGCGTTTAAATCTGCTGAAGTTACTGCGTTGACTATTTCATTTATTGACAGTTCCGATAAAATTGCGATTCCTGTTTTGCCTCCGACACCTTTAATGCTGGTGAGTCTGATAAAAATTTCGCGCTCCTGTTCAGAATTAAAACCGTAAATCACCGCGCCCGATTCTGAAATCTG containing:
- the ruvA gene encoding Holliday junction branch migration protein RuvA, yielding MIRSLNGQVLDILDNLLILDVNGIGFEILCSRSVLNNCKTGENLRVITSMQISESGAVIYGFNSEQEREIFIRLTSIKGVGGKTGIAILSELSINEIVNAVTSADLNAFTRVSGVGRKMAERLCFELKNIAALKIIGGQDISSQEIIKSSGHADSVIDALLSLGFSRSDAGGVVNLLRAAHGEDFNSLSEEDLLRLALRELHK